One genomic region from Populus nigra chromosome 8, ddPopNigr1.1, whole genome shotgun sequence encodes:
- the LOC133700726 gene encoding dynamin-related protein 4C-like yields MSVVLNHCGSVSEEMSNSSENKVESLPQIIEEKHQELVVRHVPIVSSFNERIRPLLDAVDKLRHLQVMKEGIQLPTIVVVGDQSSGKSSVLESLAGISLPRGQGICTRVPLIMRLQHHTAPEPELSLEFNGKTVPTSEAEIAHAIILATDEIAGNAKGISNTPLTLVVKKNGVPDLTMVDLPGITRVPVHGQPENIYEQIADIIMEYIRPEESIILNVLSATVDFTTCESIRMSQKVDKNGERTLAAVTKADRAPEGLLEKVTADDVNIGLGYVCVRNRIGDESYKEARKEEADLFENHPLLSKIDKSIVGIPVLAQKLVQIQATIIARCLPEIVRKINEKLNASISELNRMPKTLSSVGEALTTFMGIVGSAKESLNKIIVRGEYDEYPEDKNMHCTARLVEMLNQYSGELRKCSENDLTGNFLMDEIQVLEEAKGIQLPNFLPRTTFLAILQKKVEKISRIPVAFVEKVWTYIEDVVISVLMHHSENYHQLQLSTRRAGHNLIARMKEHSRNWVTEIVQMEKLTDYTSNPEYMNDWNKLMAQQHDFTRDVLEKVYITTFKIEGLGEVPIAGLRGYEQHVLLQAFDLKMRMTAYWKIVLRRLVDFMALHLQFCARNLVNKEMEEEIIQELAGRHDGAIERMLEESPAVAAKREKLNVSIKLLRESNNVLGNIMDKIASNI; encoded by the coding sequence ATGAGTGTAGTGCTTAATCATTGTGGTTCAGTGAGTGAAGAAATGTCGAATAGCTCGGAAAACAAAGTGGAATCACTTCCACAGATCATTGAAGAAAAGCATCAAGAGCTGGTAGTCAGGCATGTCCCCATCGTATCATCATTCAATGAACGTATTCGACCTCTGCTTGATGCGGTTGACAAGCTGAGGCATCTCCAGGTCATGAAAGAAGGCATACAACTCCCCaccattgttgttgttggtgatCAATCTTCAGGGAAATCTAGTGTTCTTGAATCACTAGCTGGTATCAGCCTCCCTCGTGGCCAGGGCATCTGCACCAGAGTACCTCTCATAATGAGGTTGCAACATCACACAGCTCCAGAACCAGAGCTTTCCTTGGAGTTCAATGGCAAAACAGTACCTACCAGTGAAGCCGAAATCGCCCATGCCATAATTCTTGCCACTGATGAGATTGCAGGCAATGCTAAGGGCATATCAAACACACCATTGACTCTGGTAGTGAAAAAGAATGGCGTTCCGGACCTTACAATGGTTGATCTCCCTGGAATCACTAGAGTTCCTGTCCATGGTCAGCCTGAAAACATCTATGAGCAGATAGCGGATATCATTATGGAGTACATAAGGCCTGAAGAGAGTATTATCCTTAATGTTTTGTCTGCAACTGTTGATTTTACCACTTGTGAATCTATTAGGATGTCACAGAAAGTGGATAAGAATGGTGAGAGGACTCTCGCCGCGGTCACCAAAGCAGACAGAGCTCCAGAAGGACTGCTTGAGAAGGTTACGGCTGATGATGTGAATATAGGTCTGGGTTATGTCTGTGTGAGAAATCGTATTGGTGATGAATCTTACAAGGAAGCACGCAAGGAAGAAGCTGACTTGTTTGAAAATCATCCTCTTCTATCCAAGATTGATAAATCCATTGTGGGCATCCCAGTTTTGGCtcaaaaactggttcaaattCAAGCAACTATTATAGCAAGATGCTTGCCAGAGATAGTGAGGAAGATTAATGAGAAGCTGAATGCAAGTATCTCCGAACTGAACAGGATGCCTAAGACTTTGTCCTCGGTTGGTGAAGCCCTGACAACTTTCATGGGCATTGTTGGATCCGCCAAAGAGTCGCTAAACAAGATCATTGTGAGAGGAGAATATGATGAGTATCCagaagataaaaatatgcaTTGCACTGCCAGATTGGTTGAAATGCTCAACCAATACTCAGGTGAACTTCGTAAGTGCTCTGAAAATGACCTTACAGGGAACTTTTTGATGGATGAGATTCAGGTTTTGGAGGAAGCCAAAGGGATTCAATTGCCAAATTTCCTTCCCCGCACCACCTTCCTTGCTATTCTGCAGAAAAAGGTTGAAAAGATATCACGCATACCAGTTGCCTTTGTTGAGAAAGTGTGGACTTACATTGAAGATGTGGTCATATCTGTTTTGATGCATCACTCGGAAAACTACCACCAGCTTCAGCTATCCACTCGACGAGCAGGCCATAATCTCATAGCAAGAATGAAAGAGCATTCTAGAAATTGGGTCACGGAGATTGTTCAAATGGAGAAACTGACAGATTATACAAGCAATCCCGAATACATGAATGACTGGAACAAGCTCATGGCTCAACAGCATGATTTCACGCGTGATGTCCTCGAAAAAGTGTACATTACTACATTCAAGATTGAAGGTTTGGGAGAGGTTCCAATTGCTGGTCTCAGGGGGTATGAGCAGCATGTTTTGCTTCAAGCTTTCGACTTGAAAATGAGAATGACTGCTTACTGGAAAATTGTTTTGAGGAGGTTGGTTGATTTTATGGCTCTGCATTTGCAGTTCTGTGCTCGAAATCTTGTGAACAAGGAAATGGAAGAGGAGATCATCCAGGAGCTTGCCGGTAGACATGATGGTGCGATAGAAAGAATGTTAGAGGAATCTCCAGCTGTAGCTGCTAAGCGTGAGAAGCTGAATGTGAGCATCAAGTTGTTGAGGGAGTCCAACAATGTCCTGGGAAACATCATGGACAAAATTGCGTCAAATATCTAG